The Malus sylvestris chromosome 14, drMalSylv7.2, whole genome shotgun sequence genome segment CTCAAAATCATCTTTTTCTTAATTGCGAGCATGCTAAAGAAATGTGGAACCTCTATCCGGTAAGTCCTTGGAAGAATAATTTGACTCAGTTTAATAATGTGTTAGATTGGATGGAACTAATTGACAATGTTGAATGCAATGATTTGGGTGATCTTAGTAAAGCTATTTTGGATTGTTGGCAAATATGGAATGATAGAAATAATAaagtttttagaagtataattCCTAATTCAGCTAGGAGTATCTCTATTGCCGCAAGTGTAGGCTTATCTTTTTCTAAGGTTAATTGTAAGAAGATCTCTAGGAGTGATCCTTGCCACCAACACCCCATTTGCTGGCGTCCTCCTCCCTATGGCTATGTGAAATTAAACTTTGATGGGTCGGTTAGTTTGGATTGCTCTGCAGCTGTTTTTGTTCTTAGAAATAAGGAGGGGCAACATGTTGGTGCGGGGGCATTGAACCTTGATGGCACCACCATTTTGGTTGCGGAGGCCGTTGCTTTAAAGGAAGGGCTTTTGTTCGCTAGGCACAAAGGTGTGAAGAAGTTGATGGTGGAAGGGGATTCTAAGCTTGTTATCCAGGTGGTGCAAGATGTTTGGATGCCCCCTTAGCATCTTAAACCTATCATAGAGGACATTAAATGGTTGGCTTCTGAATTTCAGCATATCAGTTGAAAGCATATTTATAGGGAGGCTAATTTCGTGGTGGACGCATTAGCTCACGTGGGCCTCACTGTTGCCAACCCacatttttgggatttttgtctTCCAACTTCGGCTATGGAGgcttttaattttgattgtatGAGAAACGGTTGTATTAGAGGTTTTAAGCTTTAAtaaatttcttcttcttaaaaaaaagaTATAATGCAATTGAATTTagaaaaaacactttaagtgtttcctaaaaaaacactttaagttctttttaaactcaaaaacatgttttctaaaagcgttttcaatcattttaagtACTTCCAAACAATCATTAATAACCGTGATAAGGAGATTCAAAATCGAATGCAAAAGGGATCAGTTTACTTTCACTTGACAAGAGATTACAATTATTGCATCCAATCTCACCTAATAAAGGTGTTTAAGAGAGATGCAAATTTTAGATgtaaaaattatatttacatctcattttacttgAAGACGTAAATTGATGTAAACTTaaaatcttatttatttttttctctttgacCAGCGGAATCAATCTTctaaaagtacaaaaataatataaatacacATATTTATTTCCATGTTCAAACAAAGATTGATAGTTTACATTCCGCTATTATAGAGCTTTAGGCCAAGAACAAATGTAAACGTGCTCACTTCAAGGTAATTTGCGTCTCTCATTACTGATGCTCTAAGTCAAAAGAATGCAGCTCAAGCCTTAGACTGTCTCCAACACAGgtggaaaaaaaatttagaatctAAGcccatttcttctctaagtggTGTATTTTGGGGTGGCAAAAACAAGCTTTTGGGATTTGGGTGGGTAATTGGGTCTAGTACACACCCCGGGTGGATAAGGTTTTTGGAAGACAACAGAGCCTTCGCGTCAGTTTCACTGACGCAGGTTGATTCAGTGTGGTGCGGCATGTGGTTGGACAAAACTGTGCAGATGTGATTTCATGACCATTGCCATCCAAAGGTTGTCGTGCTCGTGGTTATGATCCCGTGAAGCGCTCCCATCTATAGGCCTTTCCAACGATCATAATGTTGTGCATCCCAGATTTTTTACATCGAATtgttcgtaaaaaaataagaaagatgATATAAAACTAAATCCAAAATTCTTAGAAAAAATATTagagaaattaaaatatttaacaaattataaaattagAAGTGAGAATTATAAGTCATTTATCCTTGGAAGAAAAACTTGACTAACCTCATACATATAGATGAATAGTTAAAAATACTAGGCTAATTTTAGGTTTCCGCCCCTTGAGTTGGggagattatatatatatatatatatatattttggaggaagaaagaagattAATTTAAAGAGAAACCTCGGACACACCCAAGGCCT includes the following:
- the LOC126599047 gene encoding uncharacterized protein LOC126599047, giving the protein MWNLYPVSPWKNNLTQFNNVLDWMELIDNVECNDLGDLSKAILDCWQIWNDRNNKVFRSIIPNSARSISIAASVGLSFSKVNCKKISRSDPCHQHPICWRPPPYGYVKLNFDGSVSLDCSAAVFVLRNKEGQHVGAGALNLDGTTILVAEAVALKEGLLFARHKGVKKLMVEGDSKLVIQVVQDVWMPP